A window of Mycolicibacterium madagascariense genomic DNA:
GTGGATGACGACGGGGACGCGGGCGTCGGCCAGTACGCCCCAGACGTCGTCGAGCAGCGGGTCGGTCGGGTCGTAGGCGCCGACCTGGACGTGCGCCTTGAACACCCGGGCACCACCGTTGATCGCGGCGGCCACGTACTCGGCCGCACCGGGCTCGGGATAGAACGTCGCCGTCGCGAGGCAATCCGGGGTCGCCGCCGCGAACTGGGCCGACCACTGGTTGAGCCACGCGGCCATGTCGGGTTTGTGGGCGTACACCAGCGAGGTGAAGGCCCGCACCCCGAAGCTCCGCAGCGTGGCGAGGCGGTCGGCTTCGTCGCTGCGGTAGGTGATCGGCCAGGACCGGCCGACCAGCGGGCCCGCGGCGTCGAAGTACTGCCACACCTTGTCCATCACGCGCCGCGGCATGAAGTGCGTGTGGACGTCGACGATCCCAGGCAATCCCCACGATTCCCACATGGCACGTACGGCCGTCGCCTCGTCGGTCATCAGACAGGATGGTATTCATGTGGAATCCCGACGTGTACCTGGCCTTCGCCGACCACCGCGGGCGTCCGTTCTACGACCTGCTGTCGCGGGTGCGCGCCACGTCGCCGCGCCGCGTCGTCGACCTGGGTTGCGGCCCCGGCAATCTGACGGCGACGCTCTCCGACCGGTGGCCGGGTGCGGTCGTGCAGGCCGTGGACAGTTCTGCCGAGATGGTCGAGGCCGCGCGGGGGCGTGGCCTCGACGCGACGCTCGGCGGGCTCGAGACGTGGACGCCGGAGCCCGACACCGACGTCGTGGTGAGCAACGCGGCGCTGCAGTGGGTGCCGAGCCATCGCGAGCTGCTGGTCCGCTGGGCGGCCGAACTACCGTCCGGCGCGTGGATCGCCGTGCAGGTGCCCGGCAACTTCGACGCACCGTCCCATGCCGCCGTGCGCGAGCTGGCGAGCAGTCCCACATGGCTGGACAGGTTGCGCGACATCCCCTTTCGCGTCGGCAAGGTGGTCGACTCGGCCGTCGAGTACGCCTCGATGCTCGCCGACGCCGGCTGTACCGTCGACACCTGGGAGACCACCTACGTCCACGAACTGACCGGCGAGCACCCGGTCCTGGACTGGATCACCGGCACCGCGCTCACCCCGGTCAGGGATGCCCTGGACGACGACGAGTGGCAGCAGTTCCGGCACGAGCTCATCCCGCTGCTCGACGAGCGCTACCCCGCGCGGCCCGACGGGCGGACGTTCTTCCCCTTCCGCCGGATCTTCGTCGTCGCTCAGGTCGGATAGCTTCTCAGCGTGGGGGCGCGCCCGGATGGCCGGCGTCATAGGTGTCGCCGTCGACGGCGACGCGGGACTCGTCGTTCGGGTCGATGCGGACCGGGATCGTAAGGCCAACGGCGCCAAGGGCGTTGCGGCGGGCCTCGGTCCGATACGCGGTGCGATTGCTGGCGTGAAAGCTGGTGCCGTCGGAGCGTCGCACGCGCAGCTCCAGATCCCACAGCGACGCCTCGGACCCCGGCAGCATCGCCGCGGGCAGGGGCACCCGCGAGGCCCCGGTGATGACTGCGGTGGCGGGGATGCCGGTGCGGAGCAACTCGGCGGCTTCGGCCGACGTGAGGTGCCCGCCGCCGCCCGCGTGCACCGTCTTGCGGACGCCGTCGAGGTCGACGTCCAGCGAGATCGGGGTGCCCAGTGCGGCACCGAGCTGCTGCGCGAGCGTGTCGGCCACGGCGGGGTCGGTCGCCGCGATGCCCAGGGGGTCGGCCTCACCCGGGGCGTGGGTCGCGCGGCCGGACCGCATCAGCTCGGCGAGTACCTCGGCTTCGCTCGCGCCCTGCGCAGCGGCCTGCAGCCGGTGGTCGTCCGGGGTGCCCCAGTGGACGGTCGCCTTCGCGGGCGGCCCCACCTCGTCGATGTCGGCGGCCAGCACCTCGCCCACCGCGGGCGTGCGGTCCAGTCCGGCGCGCAGCTCGTACGAGACTGCCTGGGGCGCAACGCCTTCGGCGTCGAGAAGGCCGGAGACGAAGTACTTCCGCACCGGCACGCCGTTGAGCACCATCGTGCCGCGCGACGGCATCTCGGTGACGGCCGTGACCCGGAACCGTCCCGGCGTCGCCTTGCGGCGCGTGAACCAGCCCATCGCCCAACGCTACTCGGGGAGCAGCGGCGCGAGGGCTGAGGCGACCGCGGCGACGGCACCCGGCACGTAGTGCGGCATGTTGAAGATGATGCCACCGATGCCCGCGTCGAACACCTTGGTCTTGATCTGCTCGGCGATCGCCTCGGGCGTGCCCACCGCGGCCCGCGCCCGACG
This region includes:
- a CDS encoding amidohydrolase family protein, which produces MTDEATAVRAMWESWGLPGIVDVHTHFMPRRVMDKVWQYFDAAGPLVGRSWPITYRSDEADRLATLRSFGVRAFTSLVYAHKPDMAAWLNQWSAQFAAATPDCLATATFYPEPGAAEYVAAAINGGARVFKAHVQVGAYDPTDPLLDDVWGVLADARVPVVIHCGSGPQPGEHTGPGPIRAVLAAHPGLRLVIAHLGMPEYVEFLDVCDAHPEVRLDTTMAFTPFVEEQMPFPAAERGRLLDLGDRILFGSDFPNIPYGYPEAMRVIAELPGVDDAWLRGVFHDNAAHLFGLDAGHS
- a CDS encoding trans-aconitate 2-methyltransferase is translated as MWNPDVYLAFADHRGRPFYDLLSRVRATSPRRVVDLGCGPGNLTATLSDRWPGAVVQAVDSSAEMVEAARGRGLDATLGGLETWTPEPDTDVVVSNAALQWVPSHRELLVRWAAELPSGAWIAVQVPGNFDAPSHAAVRELASSPTWLDRLRDIPFRVGKVVDSAVEYASMLADAGCTVDTWETTYVHELTGEHPVLDWITGTALTPVRDALDDDEWQQFRHELIPLLDERYPARPDGRTFFPFRRIFVVAQVG